Proteins encoded within one genomic window of Theobroma cacao cultivar B97-61/B2 chromosome 7, Criollo_cocoa_genome_V2, whole genome shotgun sequence:
- the LOC18594295 gene encoding BES1/BZR1 homolog protein 4 gives MTSGTRLPTWKERENNKRRERRRRAIAAKIFSGLRMYGNYKLPKHCDNNEVLKALCNEAGWTVESDGTTYRKGCKPVERMDIVGGSATMSPCSSYHPSPCASYNPSPVSSSFPSPASSSYVVNPNGDGNSLIPWLKNLSSASSSASSSKLPHLYIHGGSISAPVTPPLSSPTARTPRIKTDWEEQSARPGWSAQQHSLLPSSTPPSPGRQIVPDPEWFAGLRIPHSGPTSPTFSLVSTNPFGFKEEVLAGGGSRMWTPGQSGTCSPAIAAGSDHTADVPMSEVISDEFAFGSNATGLVKPWEGERIHEECGSDDLELTLGSSRTR, from the exons ATGACGTCGGGGACGAGGCTGCCGAcatggaaagaaagagagaacaACAAGCGGAGAGAGCGGCGTCGGAGAGCTATAGCGGCGAAGATCTTCTCCGGACTTCGGATGTACGGTAACTATAAGCTTCCGAAGCACTGCGATAACAATGAAGTTCTTAAAGCTCTTTGCAACGAGGCCGGTTGGACTGTCGAGTCCGATGGCACTACTTACCGTAAG GGTTGCAAGCCTGTGGAGCGCATGGATATAGTGGGTGGATCAGCAACAATGAGCCCCTGTTCATCTTACCACCCAAGCCCTTGTGCTTCTTACAACCCAAGCCCTGTGTCATCATCCTTTCCGAGCCCAGCTTCATCTTCGTATGTGGTTAATCCCAATGGTGATGGGAATTCTCTAATCCCATGGCTCAAAAACCTATCATCTGCATCCTCGTCAGCCTCCTCTTCCAAGCTTCCCCATCTTTATATTCATGGTGGTTCCATCAGTGCTCCTGTCACTCCTCCATTGAGCTCACCAACTGCCCGAACCCCAAGAATCAAAACTGACTGGGAGGAGCAGTCTGCCCGTCCAGGTTGGAGTGCACAACAGCACTCTTTGCTACCTTCTTCAACTCCACCTAGCCCTGGTCGTCAGATTGTTCCTGACCCGGAGTGGTTTGCCGGGCTCCGAATCCCTCATAGTGGGCCAACTTCTCCCACCTTCAGTCTTGTCTCCACAAATCCCTTCGGCTTCAAGGAGGAAGTTTTAGCTGGTGGGGGATCCCGCATGTGGACTCCGGGGCAAAGTGGGACATGTTCTCCTGCAATAGCTGCAGGATCAGATCATACTGCTGATGTTCCAATGTCTGAAGTTATTTCAGATGAGTTTGCATTTGGAAGCAATGCAACGGGGCTAGTAAAGCCATGGGAAGGAGAGAGGATTCATGAAGAATGTGGATCAGATGACCTAGAACTCACTCTTGGCAGTTCAAGGACTAGGTGA
- the LOC18594296 gene encoding uncharacterized protein LOC18594296, which produces MSLFKTLLLSNHTKVLLKTQNPLYKSLPPSPTFIIRTLNSSPHKPTKKPLSLLFQDAVGLTENTGGNESQSESEGENIELIRELRQLEREVTKLKENPKGKNKEKEGVERGKPNKVKSLVELFGGEKEEEVEKIVKVRKEREEVVFKDFSQLAENFVRHLYAKGYFNKANFLEDNKLDFGYFDNSYGRDFIKYAAFKFGKDHQEIAKWLSGNHLKKVVLFGCPSLDKNNVFAAKRLRKFFKIEENIVCSQCMLKDSCKYVNKSVWRAGTKNLLLVDVMKVIALYALDQVPPKLTVPDEVKDSVSRLLKEVIKLSQPT; this is translated from the exons ATGTCTCTCTTCAAAACTCTCCTCCTCTCTAACCATACAAAAGTTCTTctcaaaacccaaaaccctCTTTACAAAAGCCTCCCTCCTTCACCAACCTTCATAATCAGAACCCTTAATTCCTCTCCCCATAAACCAACCAAGAAGCCGCTTTCTCTATTGTTTCAAGATGCAGTTGGTTTAACTGAAAATACTGGTGGAAATGAAAGCCAGAGCGAAAGTGAAGGCGAGAATATTGAGCTAATAAGGGAATTAAGGCAATTGGAGAGAGAAGTTACGAAGTTGAAAGAAAAcccaaaagggaaaaataaagaaaaagagggagtAGAGAGGGGAAAACCCAATAAAGTTAAGAGTTTGGTTGAGTTGTTTGGGGgtgaaaaggaagaagaggTGGAAAAGATTGTGAAAGTGAGGAAAGAAAGGGAAGAGGTAGTTTTCAAGGATTTTTCGCAGTTAGCTGAGAATTTCGTTAGGCATTTGTATGCCAAAGGGTATTTTAACAAAGCTAATTTTTTGGAAGATAACAAGTTAgattttggttattttgatAATAGTTATGGCAGGGATTTCATCAAATATGCTGCTTTCAAGTTTGGTAAAGATCATCAAGAGATTGCAAA GTGGTTGTCTGGCAATCACTTGAAAAAGGTGGTGCTCTTTGGTTGCCCTTcccttgataaaaataatgtctTTGCTGCCAAGAGATTGCGCAAGTTctttaaaattgaagaaaacatC GTATGCAGTCAATGCATGTTAAAGGATTCATGCAAGTATGTTAATAAAAGTGTATGGAGAGCTGGTACCAAGAATTTGCTTCTGGTTGATGTAATGAAGGTTATTGCTTTGTATGCTTTAGACCAAGTGCCTCCAAAGCTCACAGTTCCGGATGAAGTAAAGGATTCGGTCAGCCGATTGCTGAAGGAGGTTATAAAGCTAAGTCAACCTACATAA
- the LOC18594299 gene encoding uncharacterized protein LOC18594299, protein METIRIRLGMDGCLAVDANDRSGGLAMVWRKTADVTVTSYSRYHIDTEIMLRGSKWRFIGFYGHPKANERHQSWSLLRQLESRSQLSWLCIGDFNEILFANKRKAELTGGKYKRRRFERHVLIVLYGIWVLLDQSILGGIIENLKSSFIVDWIGLYVRKGGKRFFQELQFLMNLLEVLIIWRKDWIYSTFERYVGVEGFILRRHGYWMKSLQVKIWKKKEEIQEMHLTGINLQNLKQSQAELNDLNREEEVMWRQRSRIEWLRDGDKNTKFFHQRAKERRRKNTVWALKKKDDAWRESQEELLQEASNFFSHLFTSSNPTMEDAELLSTIKPKVTSEMNGQLNEEITKEESAFVQGWQLADNVIVAQEIIHSLHNKRLGKVGNFALKLDMSKVYDRVEWNCVKGIMRKLGFEGKFLDMIWRCISTVPYSVLINGVPGQSFVPSRGVRQRDPLSPFLFVIMSEALSCLINLSQETNIISGLKICRRGSNITHLLFADDSMIFGKVKRQEIQVLKGIFEKYEAASGQKINKDKSSLLFSRNTPTEERVMASQILGINEAQWGRMYLGGMGFRDTKSFNLAMLAKQGWKLQLQVPTLAYKVLKERYFPTTDFLNAPIGSNPSYLWRSIRESQQLIRKGAIWRVGDGQSISVLNDVWIPYESPRLLSFPNQLIDEEMKVSELIDQRTMTWNDVKITEISPPYECELILSIPLSYKRPNDKQVAGSSSCNMMAFWKRIWHLELPRKVILFLWKTLNGILPTRQALIYRSIIFESNCPSCDNELETDFHCLCCCPLARAVWHFSKWGFTNIEVLFSSVQDWIFYIFQMLENEEISKIGCILWALWKVRNLKIFQGKSYEPLQVIELAGNLLEQYRLVKGVRSRRRILQINRTCEWRALVESKLNVDASIFELSSVRRMGAGFIVRNAIGEVELAGVRRMVMGQSVEEAELSALAWSFRCCQMENIMVKEIEMDCKVVVEWIKGRHLSGILGHIVEDCLNMMESINCVDILHCSREGNEVAHMIAKKAKEMREEAIAWFNISQMSEDFQQAIIKEAGSLVGGD, encoded by the exons ATGGAGACAATAAGAATTAGGCTGGGTATGGACGGATGTCTGGCAGTTGATGCTAACGATAGGTCGGGAGGTCTGGCAATGGTATGGAGGAAAACAGCTGATGTTACGGTGACTTCTTATTCTAGATATCATATTGATACAGAGATCATGCTGAGAGGATCCAAATGGAGGTTTATTGGATTTTATGGACACCCTAAAGCCAATGAAAGACATCAGAGTTGGAGTTTACTTCGACAGCTTGAATCTAGATCGCAATTATCGTGGCTATGCATTGGGGACTTCAATGAAATACTCTTTGCTAATAAAAGGAAGGCGGAGTTAACAGGAGGGAAATACAAACGCAGGCGTTTCGAGAGACATGTTCTGATTGTGCTTTACGGGATATGGGTTTTATTGGACCAAAGTATACTTGGTGGAATAATAGAGAACCTGAAGTCTTCATTCATTGTCGACTGGATAGGGCTCTATGTACGGAAAGGTGGCAAGAGATTTTTCCAAGAGCTTCagtttttaatgaatttattgGAAGTTCTGATCATTTGGCGCAAAGATTGGATTTATTCCACATTCGAAAGGTACGTTGGTGTTGAAGGTTTCATTTTGAGGAGGCATGGCTATTGGATGAAGAGT TTGCAAGTGAAGatttggaagaaaaaagaagagattcAGGAGATGCATTTGACAGGAATTAATCTGCAGAACTTGAAACAGTCTCAAGCAGAACTTAATGACTTGAATCGGGAAGAAGAAGTTATGTGGAGACAACGTTCCCGGATTGAATGGTTACGAGATGGTGACAAGAACACAAAATTCTTCCATCAGAgagcaaaagaaagaagaaggaaaaatacaGTATGggctttaaagaaaaaagatgacGCATGGAGAGAGTCGCAGGAAGAACTTCTTCAAGAAGCAAGCAATTTTTTCTCTCACCTGTTTACCAGCTCGAACCCAACAATGGAAGATGCAGAACTGTTGTCTACAATTAAACCAAAGGTTACGTCTGAGATGAATGGACAGCTAAATGAAGAGATTACGAAAGAAGAG AGCGCGTTTGTTCAAGGATGGCAATTAGCAGACAATGTCATTGTGGCCCAAGAAATCATTCACAGTTTACATAACAAGAGATTGGGGAAGGTTGGCAATTTTGCTCTTAAACTTGATATGAGTAAGGTTTATGACAGAGTGGAGTGGAACTGTGTTAAAGGCATTATGCGAAAGTTGGGCTTTGAAGGAAAGTTTTTGGATATGATTTGGAGATGCATTTCAACTGTGCCTTACTCGGTTTTAATCAATGGGGTACCAGGACAGAGTTTTGTTCCATCAAGAGGTGTACGTCAAAGAGATcctctttctccttttctcttcGTTATCATGTCTGAAGCTCTTTCTTGCCTAATAAACTTGTCGCAGGAGACAAACATCATCTCAGGATTGAAGATATGCCGTAGAGGGTCAAATATCACCCACCTATTGTTTGCTGATGATAGTATGATTTTTGGAAAGGTCAAAAGGCAGGAAATACAAGTATTGAAaggaatttttgaaaaatatgaagcTGCTTCAGGACAGAAAATTAACAAGGACAAATCGAGCTTGCTTTTTAGCAGAAACACTCCAACTGAGGAAAGAGTAATGGCAAGTCAAATTCTTGGTATCAATGAAGCTCAGTGGGGAAGAATGTACTTGG gcGGAATGGGATTTAGGGATACAAAAAGCTTCAATCTAGCCATGCTTGCGAAACAAGGATGGAAACTTCAGTTGCAAGTGCCCACACTTGCCTACAAAGTGCTCAAAGAAAGATACTTCCCCACAACTGATTTTTTGAATGCTCCAATTGGTTCTAACCCAAGCTACTTATGGAGAAGCATTCGGGAAAGCCAACAGCTGATTAGAAAGGGTGCAATTTGGAGGGTAGGAGATGGACAGAGTATTAGTGTCTTAAATGATGTTTGGATTCCGTATGAATCTCCTAGGCTTCTATCCTTTCCTAATCAATTGATTGATGAAGAGATGAAGGTATCGGAGCTGATCGATCAAAGGACCATGACATGGAATGATGTGAAAATAACAGAGATTTCTCCTCCTTATGAATGTGAACTGATTTTGTCCATTCCTTTGAGCTACAAGCGTCCCAATGACAAGCAA GTAGCGGGGAGTTCAAGTTGTAATATGATGGCCTTCTGGAAAAGAATATGGCATCTGGAATTACCAAGGaaggttattttatttttgtggaAGACTTTAAATGGTATTCTCCCAACTCGCCAAGCCTTAATTTATAGGAGCATCATATTTGAAAGCAATTGCCCTTCTTGTGACAATGAGTTGGAAACTGATTTCCACTGTCTTTGTTGCTGTCCATTAGCAAGAGCAGTTTGGCATTTTTCTAAGTGGGGTTTTACTAACATAGAGGTGTTGTTCTCTTCTGTACAAGATtggatattttatattttccaaATGTTGGAGAATGAAGAGATTTCAAAAATCGGATGTATCTTATGGGCTTTATGGAAAGTTcgaaatttgaagatttttcaaggaaagaGCTATGAGCCGTTGCAAGTTATTGAGTTAGCTGGCAATTTATTAGAGCAATACAGGCTTGTTAAGGGAGTAAGGTCAAGAAGGAGGATCTTGCAGATTAATCGAACATGTGAATGGAGAGCTCTGGTTGAGAGCAAACTGAATGTGGATGCCTCTATTTTTGAGCTTTCAAGTGTAAGGCGGATGGGAGCTGGATTTATTGTTAGGAATGCAATAGGAGAAGTTGAATTGGCTGGAGTAAGAAGAATGGTTATGGGTCAATCGGTGGAGGAAGCTGAATTGTCTGCTTTAGCTTGGTCTTTTCGCTGCTGCCAAATGGAGAATATCATGGTTaaggaaattgaaatggattgtAAGGTGGTGGTTGAATGGATAAAAGGAAGACATTTGTCTGGTATTCTGGGTCATATTGTAGAAGACTGCCTCAATATGATGGAGAGTATTAATTGTGTTGATATCCTCCATTGCTCAAGAGAAGGTAATGAAGTAGCGCACATGATAGCtaaaaaggcaaaagaaatgagagagGAAGCGATTGCCTGGTTCAATATTTCTCAAATGTCGGAGGATTTTCAACAAGCTATCATTAAAGAGGCTGGAAGCTTGGTCGGAGGAGATTAG